The Rhododendron vialii isolate Sample 1 chromosome 1a, ASM3025357v1 region CCGCACTAGAGCTCTTCACGCCGGTCGACGGATCTTTCGCAAGGTCAATCTAAACCCTAAGGAAACCCTCAATGTTTGTATGTCCTAAGTATGCTTTTATTGTCACGATCCAATTGCCCTTTAAGCTTTTTCGCCTTCCGTTATTTTCCGCCATGTTTGTGACAAATCTTAAGAGGAGTGAAAAAAGACTCCTGTTTTGCGCAGGGTTTGATCCTTCGTATAAGAGGTTTTACTTGCCGGGAAAAGAGAGAAGGGTTTGGAAAATAGTGTTGCAGTTAGTGATAATTGCTTGTTGATCTGTTGAAAGACTCGGATCAGATGGGAGGAGATTGTAGGACTCGTTAATTGGAGTTTGTAGAAATTCGATGATGTCTTTTTGGTGtccttttcttttgtaatttcGAGGGAGCAACCATACGGAGCATTGCTAAACTGGAAAATATGACATAGTCTTATGCTTGAGCTCtgttttatttgatttgttCGGTTCAATTTTAGTAACATATAGGGGGCATTCTGGGACTGGTTTCACCTCATTTTGCATTTAGCACGCAAGATGTTTGTATTATCTGTGCGGATgttcgtttttttttgtttctgtcaCGTTTTCTTCAGTAGTTTTTGTAGTTGCCAATTACGTGTACTCTTGGATATGGTAGCTCTTTTTCTTCGGTCTTAGTTTGATTATGGATATAGTTGATGATTGTGGGTCAACTCCCTATGTGAGGCTGGGAGATGTAcccttttgctttctttctcaGGCTTAATACAGCTCCGCTTATTAAGCTAAGGTAGAGGTTCAGGCATGGTGGAGTAGGAGCATCCAATTGGCAGTCTTTTTGGCTTGACCAAGAAGTTTTATATCCTTCGAGTTGCACGTCACTTTTGACCGAAATGACAACTTGCATAATTCACGGGTTTCTTTTTTCATAACCTTAAATTCTACCTTGACTGGCTTTTCAAATTGGTCTCTTGACCAGTATTAAGTAGTGTTTGTGTATGTATGTTCATATCAATCATACAATATTCCAATCACTGGGGCTTGTTCCAACTTGATTGCGCCAATTCATTGAACTTGAACTTTGCAAATCCATGTTAAGCAAATATCTTATGTTTGATTTATGTGTACAGCTTAGAAGAAGCATATGAAGCTTTAAGAACTTTCGAGATTCTTGAAATTGGGAAAGAGCTTAATGTTAGGGCTTCCACTTGCTCTTCCGCGGTGGATAAACTTGGGTCATCCTCTAGTCTGAAGGACTTATTCTTTGCGCTGAGGGCCAATGTGCTATTTAAATGCGAGATCAATGAGCAAGTTTTTCTGGTAACTTAAAGCTTTGGCACTGATATGTTTTTCGACGTTTGAAGCTGGCTCTTTGAGTACTTTGCGGGTATGGTGATACATAATGATATAAGTATTTTTCTTCTGCATTAAGGAAATTGGTTTGAGACTCAAAGCATCTGTCAACGATGCGAATTCATTGCTTGACTTCTACTACGCCATAGGAGGTTTGCGGCTTATAAAGGTAATTAGTGCAAAAGAACGATACTTTATCCTTATCTTATTCTGCATCAAGATCCTACCATGTTTCCATCGTGTGCAGTGGTTGAAGAAAATTGTCTTTTTCCAATTAGTATTTGTAGTCACTTGGAAATATGATGCTGTTTGGCTGTTGAATAATTTCTATCTTAGTTTATGTTAGCAGGTCTTTGCTCTAGGATTGGATATAGGACATCACTTTAATCCAGTGATTGTTTTTCATTGTTtgctttctttgtgtttttgcAGGATCAAACCTCTGAAGTTGATGTGTTTCTTGCCGACGCTGATGGAATTTTTCGATCCATAAAGGTTAGTATGAATAGTTTATACCTCCCAGATTATTGAAAAGCCTATGCTTTTGGGGGTGAGTCTGAGTGGGATGGTTAGTATGAATAGTTGATGGACTTTTTTCATGTCTTGCTGGAATACAAAGTTGTTTTGTTAATGCTGGAACTCACTTTCAAAAATATTGCAGGCACTCAGCCAAAGTGATGGAAGGTGGCGCTATGGTCCCAATAACCCTGTGTCAAGTACTTATGCTGCTGGTAATAATTTTATATAATGTAAacaattttcatgttttcatattttgttgattatcaTTCTTTAAGTCTGCTCTAAGCTTCTTAATATTCCTTTTGCAGCATTAATTACAAAATTATGTAGTTCATCACTGGGTTTATTGAACTTGTGCAGGAATAGCACTTGAAACACTTGCTGGGGTTATATCCTTAGCAACTTCTGAGATTGATCAATCTCTGGTGAGCAGAAATATATTAAGTTCtactctagaaaaattgtgcgTATCATTGTTGCTTTTGCacttatcaaaagaaaagaccTTCATAATTGTTGGGTTCAACTATTCTGATTTCTGATTCAGTATATCGGGAAGTGACCTGTTGTACTGATGGATTTGGAGAAGTTCTTTCATTTAAGCCTGGCATGTTAATAGGTTGCATTCATTATTATCTTAATTTTGGCCAATTATGAAGACTGATTTGATGGGTGGAAAATGAGGGGTTAGTCTAGCATTGCCCTTGTAGGGGTTCATGTCGGGTCATTAGGCAgttgcatatttttcaattggtagGACAATAACTTGAAATTGAAACTTTCActtgttaataattttttaactctTCTACCCTTgactataaaaagaaaaagaaagatttattgttTAGGATACATGCCCTGTTCTCATTTGATAAAGCAGGAAATTCTAACCTCCAACGTGGATGGAGAAAGAATCCCCTGCCGCTTCATATTCTCATCTAGTAGTGCatttcaaaataagaaaaaggaaTTTCATCAGCTTTTTGCTTGGTTAAACGGTTTGGAAAACTAGATAGGATGTGGGTGCTTGGAAATTTGTCGGTCTTAAATTAGGCTCATCGTGCATTATGGGAATCTAGATACTAGGTAGACTTCACATCTTGTTTTCGGTAAGTGAATAAATTAAAGGCCAAAAGTGGAAGAGGGGCACAAACCTTTATACATTGGAAGTCTACAAAGCAAGAGTCTTCTAAGGAGAGGTCTCCTATAAATATGTTCACAAGAAGAgataatttcaaaaactttattCCGTAGACAAAAAAGATAAGTGTGCATCAAAACTACCTTCAATATATGCATATGCTAAACAGCATTAATCATACTTCCCAAATAGGTACTGAAATATAATGAAGGATTCAACCATACATCCCCGAGTATCCAATAGAAATGTCCTGTTTTTCTTAGCCATTCTTTTTCATCTGCCTACTGGGTTGATAACAGTGGTATGTGTATTAACATTTTGTAGTTGGAGTCTCATTAATCTTGATGTTGCTCCTAAAATGGTCGCATCAATGTCTTCGTAGTTCTGTTTTGTTCAATTTAACGATTTTTCTATTGCCAGATTGGGACGCTTAGTAATGACATTGTGAAGCTTTTTGATGGCATTGAAAAATATGGTATGTCTAGTAATTGTTGTTTCTCCCTCCTCTGTCTTCTGATTGTCATAGTGACTTAAAAGAGTGGATGTGCATGTGAGATTTGAGCTCATTTCTCTTGTTTGTTTGCTTGCTCAACCACTATACTTCGGTTTTTCCCCTTCAATTAAAATGCCAATGGTTTTAGATTGGTGCTATCAGGTCATTGATTTTATGATATGTATGATTTCTTGGCATCTTAAGACATTCTATATCGTAAACAATAATTATTTTAGCTCAAAACTAATAAGTAGGTTGCATATCTAGGATGAGGAACATGTATATATCACATCTGTATTGTTAAGGAGGTTAGTTTAATTTCAGAAACCAAATGGGGGCTATTCTTTTCGTTACGCCATCGATGAAGTCAGTTTGGCTTTCAATTCGAACTAAATACTACGACTGTGTCAGTTTGGTTGTCATGTTCTTTTACTGAAATCACACCATGGTAAATGCCTTCTAATAGCTGCCTTGACTATAATGTTGACAAATTATTCTTATTTATCCTACTCTTATTGTGGCTCCTTTTTGTGTTGTAGATGATGGTGCCTACTACTTTGATGAGAAACTTGTCGATGCACGTGAACATCAGGGTCCTCTTTCAGCAACCTCATCTGTAGTTCGTGGGCTGACAGCTTTTGCAGCATCTACTTCTGGAAGTTTAAATGTTAGTGGGGCTTTTTAGTGCTTTAATGATAATATTTACATGTTGCACTTTTATTTTGTACTTtaagtttttggtttttaatttgcAGCTTCCAGGAAACAAGATATTTGGTTTGGCAAAGTTTTTCCTTGGTATTGGAATTCCTGGCAATGCCAAAGACTTGTATAACCAAATTGATGCATTGGCTTGCTTGGAGAGCAATAGGTAACTACTTGAATACATTCCATAATGGTTGCAACTTTTTTGGTGGACTTTTACCAAGTATTTTACATGATATTGGGAGAACAAAGGAGTTGGATGGGGATGCTTCAATGCTTGAATGTCTCttgtttttttcaagaaaagaattACTCTAGATAACTGtttgccttttcctttttctattgCAGGGTTTCCATTCCGCTGATTTTATCACTTCCAGCTACTGTGCTTTCACTGACCGAGAAAGACCAACTCAAGGTGTTTCAGCTCTGTTCGTTTTTGTCTTCTCATTTAAGAATGAGTGTCAATTACTTGTTCAACATAACTTTAACTATTAGCAGTGGAACTTTAGGTTGATTCCCTCCTTGCTGCATGTTTTTAAATGTTGTCAGATGATTTCTTCACCAGGAACTAAATACTCTCTTCTTTGGGCTGGTTGGTGGGAACTACGATATCTGACTGAACTAGTATAACCTTTTTTTGATTGCACTATGATAGCATTGGACGAAGTACTGTCTGAAAGAGTACCAGCACATTTTGTAGGATAACTTGAGATACCAGTGGTCAAATTGACTATAAACACCAAGGAACACCATTATTAGTTTCTAGTATTACTATCTAgttgttttggttttgccaTGTTAGCAGTTAGCACTGGAACTTCATTCGTGTTTGGGAAGAACTACATTTCTCTTGGCATGCTCGATCCTCTTTGGTGATAAAAGAAACGATTATAATCGTGTCTACTTATGTTAATATCTGGATGTCTCATCTGGTGATATACGAATTGCTGAAATACTCCCCGGGTCGGCTCCAAAATTATAGTTCAGCGGTGACAAAAACACACGGAAAAAATTTGTATACAAAACTCAAGCTATATACACTTACGAATTTAAAGTGTATTTTCATCTACTTTTTTATGATTTAGTGCAGAATATTAAAGCAAAACTAAATTATAAATAACAAAAGTTACAATATttaagtgtattttttgaacCCAGCCAACCCCCCTGACCATATGGTAGAGCCGCCCCTGAGTACTCTACCGGTCAACCCTTCCTTTTCTTGGAGGTGCTCAAGTGCCATCATGTGACTTTAACGCCTACCTGTCAgctctttttcttcctcttggTATAGTGTAAATGATCCTTAATCATCTGCATTCGTACAATTGTAACAAACACTTTCAATCGATGAACATATGTTCTTGCTGTATATTTCGTTTAGATGCTGCTTGTGTAGGAGTACTAATTTGTTCGGCACTTTGATCAGGATTTCATTCTTTTGACTTGGATGGGTTATCAAATTATGATCTTAATACGATTTTGCCCTTCAGGTTAGGGTTAGTACTGTACTGGGATCTACTGCACCTCCTCTTTCCGTAAAACTCACACAGGCTTTCAGTTCTGATTCAAAGGACGCGTCTATAATCGAGAGTCAGGTACTGCATGGACTTTTGTTGTTGCTTATCAGATGCTTATGACCACTTTATTGGATCTGTTGCCCGACTTATAGCTTAATGATCTTGCATTTACTTGATGCAGGAACTCAAGTTTGATCCAGAAGCTGATGCCCATGTCTTGGATGCGTTGCCAAAGATCGTGGATGTTGGCAATTATGTTTTTGTATTTGAGGTAAATTCACTCTCATGTTACATGAAAATCCCTTCCCCTTGCTATCTCATGCCTGAGAAGCTCATCTTCATCtgctttttgtgtgtgtgtactttttCTATTCTGGTCTTCTATGGTAGACTGTGCTACATGATCAAGAGCACAAGAAAGTTTATGCCACTGGAGGTCGAACAAAGGTACCGATTTATGTCACGGGAGTTATCGAAGTTGACAATGCAGAAATTGCTGTACTGGATAGTGATCTTGGGAGCTTAGAAACTCTGAAGAAGTACGCCACCTTGTCCttgaatttggaattttttcgTTCTTTTCCTGTGTTTTCAAACATACTATTTTCAGCTTAGTTCGATATAATTTTCTGCTGTTCTGCATAACCCAATTCTCTGAAATGCTATAGTGGTCTACCCATCATTGCCTAGAACATGGATTCCTATCCCTGCTGAAAGTGTTGAGAGATTTGTGATTAATTTGAAATCTTGTACTCCGTAATTCTCAAACATCAACTGTGTCAACCTTGTTAGTTGTTATTCTGAGAGAGACTTTTGCTTCTCAATACATGAAACATGCCTTAACTGATCTTTTGATATGTTATCTATTGGTGTATTCCTTGGTATAGTTTTTACTTTCTCACAGTAAGAT contains the following coding sequences:
- the LOC131321156 gene encoding dolichyl-diphosphooligosaccharide--protein glycosyltransferase subunit 2-like, encoding MAGKLGFLVLLLCLTSICEAAAIQPISDAHRSAALELFTPVDGSFASLEEAYEALRTFEILEIGKELNVRASTCSSAVDKLGSSSSLKDLFFALRANVLFKCEINEQVFLEIGLRLKASVNDANSLLDFYYAIGGLRLIKDQTSEVDVFLADADGIFRSIKALSQSDGRWRYGPNNPVSSTYAAGIALETLAGVISLATSEIDQSLIGTLSNDIVKLFDGIEKYDDGAYYFDEKLVDAREHQGPLSATSSVVRGLTAFAASTSGSLNLPGNKIFGLAKFFLGIGIPGNAKDLYNQIDALACLESNRVSIPLILSLPATVLSLTEKDQLKVRVSTVLGSTAPPLSVKLTQAFSSDSKDASIIESQELKFDPEADAHVLDALPKIVDVGNYVFVFETVLHDQEHKKVYATGGRTKVPIYVTGVIEVDNAEIAVLDSDLGSLETLKKLDFVENNAISLSANHLQKLRLSFRLTTPLKHSFEPHQAFLKLIHETKVEHIFVLGNAGKQFEIILDFLGLVEKFSYLSGTYDIQLTVGDAVMENSFLRELGHIELDLPEPPEKATRPPPRPVDAYLRYGPKAEITHIFRAPEKLPPQELSLAFLGLVLVPLLAFLVGLLRLGTNLKNFPTSTVPATFAILFHLGIAAVLSLYALFWLKLDLFTTLKALGFLGIFLMFVGHRTLSHLASTSAKLKSS